The Neisseria subflava DNA window TATTACAACGAAACCTATCGCGAATATGAACAAGATGGTAGCCGAATAATGCAACAAAAAGGCAACCTGTGGTCTATTAATGCGGGGGTTAAATACCGTTTCAACGATCGCCATGCGGCAAAATTGGAAGGCCGTTATTCCCGTGGTAAATCAGATTACACAGGAAGTTTCCAAAATGGATTTGGTGAATCCACAGGTTATGGTTCTGCAACACTCAAAGACGCCCCACGTCGTGCATACGATATCCGTGCCTTATATGAATATACACATCCGATTAACGATCGCTTTAGCCTGACTGCCGGTGCAGGCTTGGGACACCGTGTTCTGAGAGATTTGAGCCGACGTGTCGATCCTGATGATTATGACCGCAAAAACCGAACTACATATGCGCAAATCAATGCCGGTGTGAATGTTGCCCTTCCTGCAAACTTTGAGATTTCTCCTCGTATTGCCTACAATCGTGCCGTTAAGGGCCGCCAGTATTCTTACGAGCCAGATCGAGAAGAAACCAGAATGAAACAAGGTGGCGGACAAGGTATTGAGGTTGAAGTACCTGTATCTAAAAAATTCGCTAACGGTTCTAAAATCACCCTAACCCCGTTCTATCGCGGCTGGAAAGTCAAAGATTCAAACTTCACCGTTACAGAAGACTATGGCTTCGTTCAATTGGGCGCGATCGAACCTAAAAACCGCACCCGAGA harbors:
- a CDS encoding outer membrane beta-barrel protein, yielding MKNSAHFCLAVLALSAAVGAQAARPVEFTVGSEYYNETYREYEQDGSRIMQQKGNLWSINAGVKYRFNDRHAAKLEGRYSRGKSDYTGSFQNGFGESTGYGSATLKDAPRRAYDIRALYEYTHPINDRFSLTAGAGLGHRVLRDLSRRVDPDDYDRKNRTTYAQINAGVNVALPANFEISPRIAYNRAVKGRQYSYEPDREETRMKQGGGQGIEVEVPVSKKFANGSKITLTPFYRGWKVKDSNFTVTEDYGFVQLGAIEPKNRTRETGVRLQYSF